The Pseudogulbenkiania sp. MAI-1 sequence CGCCCCGGCAAGACCACCGCCCACGTGGAGTTCACCCGCGACGGCCGCTATGCGCTGGTGAGCGTGATGGAAAACCCGGGCGAGCTGGTGGTGCTTGATGCCGTCACCTTCCGCGAGCTGAAGTCGCTGCCGATGGCGAAGCCGATCGGCAAGTACAACGTGTTCAATAAGGTGAACCGCTCTGAGGGTACGAGCCACTGACGCGGTGGCCGCCTAGGCCATTCGGACGAGGCGGGGGTGGTACTTCCGGTTCATGGTGCCGGCAGCGCCGAGCCGGTAAGGTAATACTGCTTGGCGCTTTACCTGCGCTGCCCACCCCACCCCCGTCGCACAGGAATAGCAGACCATGAGTCAGATCGATATCCGTTCGTTCTTGCGGCATCAGCCGCTGTTTCAGGAGTTGTCGGACAGCCAGCTCGCCGCCTTGGTGCCGTGCACCCACGAGGTGCGCGGGCAGAAGGGCCAGATCATCTTCCAGAAGGGCGATCCGTGCGAGGGCATGTACCTGGTCGTGTATGGCCGGGTCAAGCTGTCGATCTCATCGGCGCAGGGCGCCGAGAAGGTGATCGAGATCATCCATCCGGGGCAGAGCTTCGCCGAGGCGGTGATGTTCCTCGGCAAGCCGTGCCCGGTGATGGCGCAGTTCCTCGAGGACGGCCTGCTGCTGCAGGTCGAGGCTCGCTCGATCTTCGCCGCCATCGCCCGCGATGCCGCCTTCGCCCACCGTCTCTTGGCCGGCCTCAGCATGCGCCTGCACGGGCTGGTGCGCGACGTCGAGCGCTATTCGGTGGAAAACGCCTTGCAGCGCGTGATCGGCTACCTGCTGCAGGGCGAGGACCATCCCGGCCAGGCCAACCGAGTGGTGACGCTGCCGGTCAACAAGAACCTGATCGCCTCGCGCCTCAACTTGACGCCGGAAACCTTCTCGCGCGTGCTGCACCAGCTGTCCGACGCCGGCCTGGTTTCCGTCAACGGCCGCGAGATCACGCTGATCGATATGAACCGGCTGGCCGATTTCGGCAGCGTGGCGGGCTAGTCCGCCATCGGTCCCGAAACCGAGGGACCGGTTCAGCCCACCATCGCGCCGCTAGCGGCGTGCTTTGCCTGTCCCCTGGGCCGGGTTCTTCCTGTTTCGGCACGCCGACGGCGCGACAGCCACCGGCCGTCGCACGGCCAGCCAGCGCTGTCTCCCCCGAAAGAACTAGCCTCTGCTGGCATTCAGGGTAGACCCGCCTAGCTCTTTTCCCCTGTCGAATGCCCACGTTAGGCGAATGGGAACCGGCCCCGCCAAGGCGTACCTTTCATAGCGAGAAATCAGCTCATACGAGGGGGCCAGCCATGGCATCACACAGCTATAAGCAATACGCGGTACTCGTTTCCAGTACGTTGTCGTTCACCGTCTGTTTCATGATCTGGATGATGTTCGCGGTGCTGGGCATTCCGCTCAAGCAGCAGCTCGGTTTGAACGAGACCGAGTTCGGTATCCTCGCCGCCACCCCAGTACTCACGGGGTCGCTGATCCGTGTGCCGCTGGGCATCTGGACCGACCGCTTCGGCGGCCGCATCGTGTTGTTCGTGCTGATGCTCGCCACCGTAGTGCCGATCTACCTGATGCAGTTCGCCCACGCCTACTGGCAGTTCCTCGTCATCGGCCTGTTCGTCGGCCTGGCCGGCGGCTCGTTCTCGGTCGGCACGCCATATGTGGCGCGCTGGTTCAAGAAGGAGCAGCAGGGCCTGGCGATGGGGGTGTTCGGCGCCGGTAACGCCGGCTCGGCGCTGACCAAGCTGGTGGCGCCGTCGATCATTGCCGCTTGGGGCTGGAAGATGGTGCCGACGGTGTACGCCGTGGTGATGCTGGTGACGGCACTGGCCTTCTGGCTGTTCAGTCATCACGACGCCAAGCACGTGGTGTCGTCCAAGACGTCGTTCA is a genomic window containing:
- a CDS encoding Crp/Fnr family transcriptional regulator — protein: MSQIDIRSFLRHQPLFQELSDSQLAALVPCTHEVRGQKGQIIFQKGDPCEGMYLVVYGRVKLSISSAQGAEKVIEIIHPGQSFAEAVMFLGKPCPVMAQFLEDGLLLQVEARSIFAAIARDAAFAHRLLAGLSMRLHGLVRDVERYSVENALQRVIGYLLQGEDHPGQANRVVTLPVNKNLIASRLNLTPETFSRVLHQLSDAGLVSVNGREITLIDMNRLADFGSVAG